Proteins co-encoded in one Streptomyces roseochromogenus subsp. oscitans DS 12.976 genomic window:
- a CDS encoding ABC transporter ATP-binding protein: MAEPILEVTGLVKHYPLTRGILFKKQIGAVKAVDGVDFTLGKGETLGIVGESGCGKSTVAKMLCSLERPTAGSIRFKGEDITKLSGRALKAVRRDIQMVFQDPYTSLNPRMTVGDIIGEPYDIHPEVAPKGDRRRRVQELLDVVGLNPEYVNRYPHQFSGGQRQRIGIARGLALRPAIIVADEPVSALDVSVQAQVINLLDRLQSEFDLSYVFIAHDLSIVRHISDRVGVMYLGRIVEIGREPEIYDHPTHPYTQALLSAVPVPDPEAREHRERIILTGDVPSPTNIPSGCRFRTRCWKAQERCVVEVPALAVPDVFRGMSGPAAHDSACHFAEEKQVVRAEGETQGE; encoded by the coding sequence ATGGCTGAGCCGATCCTCGAAGTGACCGGGCTCGTCAAGCACTATCCGCTGACCCGGGGCATCCTGTTCAAGAAGCAGATCGGCGCGGTGAAGGCCGTCGACGGCGTCGACTTCACGCTCGGCAAGGGCGAAACCCTAGGCATCGTCGGCGAGTCGGGCTGCGGCAAGTCGACGGTCGCCAAGATGCTCTGCAGCCTGGAGCGCCCGACGGCCGGCTCCATCAGATTCAAGGGCGAGGACATCACCAAGCTGTCCGGCCGTGCGCTGAAGGCCGTACGCCGCGACATCCAGATGGTCTTCCAGGACCCGTACACCTCCCTCAACCCCCGGATGACGGTCGGCGACATCATCGGGGAGCCGTATGACATCCACCCCGAGGTCGCGCCCAAGGGCGACCGCCGCCGCAGGGTCCAGGAGCTGCTGGACGTGGTCGGCCTCAACCCGGAGTACGTCAACCGCTACCCGCACCAGTTCTCCGGCGGCCAGCGCCAACGCATCGGAATTGCACGCGGGTTGGCCCTCCGTCCCGCGATCATCGTCGCCGACGAACCCGTGTCCGCCCTCGACGTCTCGGTCCAGGCCCAGGTCATCAACCTCCTGGACCGGCTGCAGTCGGAGTTCGACCTGTCCTACGTCTTCATCGCGCACGACCTGTCCATCGTCCGGCACATCTCCGACCGGGTGGGGGTGATGTACCTGGGCCGGATCGTGGAGATCGGCCGGGAGCCCGAGATCTACGACCACCCCACCCACCCCTACACCCAGGCGCTGCTCTCCGCGGTCCCGGTCCCGGACCCCGAGGCGCGCGAACACCGCGAGCGGATCATCCTCACCGGGGACGTGCCGTCCCCGACAAACATCCCCTCCGGCTGCCGCTTCCGCACCCGCTGCTGGAAGGCGCAGGAGCGGTGTGTCGTGGAGGTCCCGGCCCTGGCGGTCCCGGACGTGTTCCGGGGCATGTCGGGGCCCGCGGCCCATGACTCGGCCTGCCACTTCGCCGAGGAGAAGCAGGTGGTCCGGGCGGAGGGGGAGACGCAGGGGGAGTAG
- a CDS encoding ABC transporter permease translates to MTTPASPSPAAALEVTDEDSAASAKPGTPKGTESRSPGRLAWTRFKRDRTGVISGFVVIFFFVIGIFAPLIAKVYGKDPYTTYGQNDPTLLNDFGFPAKPNGGIGGDFWFGIDPQLGRDVFTFLLYGIRNSLLIATATTLLVAFFGVVIGITAGYLGGRTDYFVGRIIDILLAFPQMLFFIGFFPVLLTILVAPDEATPVWLTVTSLILIMTVFGWAPIARLLRGEVLALREREFVEASKVTGASPARIIFKELLPNLWTPILIQATLALPMYVTTEAGLAFVGVGLSDPTPDWGVMVQNASKYYQDDITYMLFPGLSMVIFVIAFNLLGDSVRDALDPKAGR, encoded by the coding sequence ATGACCACCCCCGCATCCCCTTCCCCGGCCGCCGCACTCGAGGTGACCGACGAAGACAGCGCCGCATCGGCGAAGCCCGGCACCCCCAAGGGCACCGAGAGCCGCTCTCCGGGACGGCTGGCCTGGACCCGCTTCAAGCGGGACCGGACGGGCGTCATTTCCGGCTTTGTGGTGATCTTCTTCTTCGTCATCGGCATCTTTGCGCCGCTCATTGCCAAGGTGTACGGGAAGGATCCGTACACCACGTACGGCCAGAACGACCCCACCCTGCTGAACGACTTCGGCTTCCCGGCGAAGCCCAACGGGGGCATTGGCGGCGACTTCTGGTTCGGCATCGACCCCCAGCTCGGCCGGGACGTCTTCACGTTCCTGCTCTACGGCATCCGAAACTCGCTGCTGATCGCGACGGCGACGACCCTGCTGGTGGCATTCTTCGGTGTGGTCATCGGCATCACCGCCGGCTACCTCGGCGGCAGGACGGACTACTTCGTCGGCCGGATCATCGACATCCTGCTGGCCTTCCCGCAGATGCTGTTCTTCATCGGCTTCTTCCCGGTGCTGCTCACCATCCTGGTCGCGCCCGACGAGGCGACCCCGGTCTGGCTCACCGTCACGTCACTGATCCTCATCATGACAGTGTTCGGCTGGGCGCCCATCGCCCGACTGCTGCGCGGTGAGGTACTCGCCCTGCGCGAGCGGGAGTTCGTCGAGGCCTCCAAGGTCACCGGCGCGTCACCGGCCCGGATCATCTTCAAGGAGCTGCTGCCCAACCTGTGGACCCCGATCCTCATCCAGGCCACCCTGGCGCTGCCCATGTACGTGACGACCGAGGCCGGTCTGGCCTTCGTGGGCGTCGGCCTCTCCGACCCCACCCCCGACTGGGGCGTCATGGTCCAGAACGCCTCGAAGTACTACCAGGACGACATCACGTACATGCTCTTCCCGGGCCTGTCGATGGTGATCTTCGTGATCGCCTTCAACCTCCTCGGCGACTCGGTGCGTGACGCGCTGGACCCCAAGGCCGGGCGCTGA
- a CDS encoding ABC transporter ATP-binding protein yields the protein MLLEVRELQVEFRTQDGVAHAVNGVSYEVDAGETLAVLGESGSGKSVTAQAVMGILDMPPGRITGGQILFQGQDLLKLREEERRKIRGAGMAMIFQDALSALNPVISVGDQLGEMFVVHRGMSARDARAKAVELMERVRIPAAAQRVRDYPHQFSGGMRQRIMIAMALALEPALIIADEPTTALDVTVQAQVMDLLAELQREYHMGLILITHDLGVVADVADRIAVMYAGKIVESAPVRDIYKAPAHPYTRGLLDSIPRLDQKGQELYAIKGLPPNLMDIPPGCSFHPRCPMAQDVCRTDEPPLYEVSDVRGSACHFWRECLNG from the coding sequence GTGCTGCTCGAAGTGCGGGAGCTGCAGGTGGAGTTCCGGACCCAGGACGGGGTCGCGCATGCCGTCAACGGGGTGAGTTACGAGGTCGATGCGGGGGAGACGCTTGCCGTGCTGGGGGAGTCGGGGTCGGGCAAGTCCGTCACCGCGCAGGCCGTGATGGGGATTCTCGACATGCCGCCGGGCAGGATCACCGGCGGACAGATTCTCTTCCAGGGGCAGGATCTGCTGAAGCTGAGGGAAGAGGAGCGGCGGAAGATCCGGGGCGCCGGGATGGCGATGATCTTCCAGGACGCCCTGTCGGCTCTCAACCCCGTCATCTCTGTGGGGGATCAGCTGGGCGAGATGTTCGTCGTGCACCGCGGGATGTCGGCGAGGGACGCGCGGGCCAAGGCCGTCGAGCTGATGGAGCGGGTGCGCATCCCGGCTGCCGCCCAGCGGGTGCGTGACTATCCGCACCAGTTCTCCGGCGGTATGCGCCAGCGCATCATGATCGCCATGGCGCTGGCCCTGGAACCGGCGCTCATCATCGCCGACGAGCCCACCACCGCGCTGGACGTCACCGTGCAGGCCCAGGTCATGGACCTGCTCGCGGAGTTGCAGCGCGAGTACCACATGGGGCTGATCCTCATCACCCATGATCTGGGCGTCGTGGCGGACGTGGCCGACCGGATCGCCGTGATGTACGCCGGGAAGATCGTCGAGTCGGCGCCCGTGCGTGACATCTACAAGGCGCCCGCCCACCCCTACACCCGCGGCCTGCTGGACTCCATCCCGCGCCTGGACCAGAAGGGACAGGAGCTGTACGCCATCAAGGGCCTGCCGCCGAACCTGATGGACATCCCGCCCGGCTGCTCCTTCCACCCGCGCTGCCCGATGGCCCAGGACGTCTGCCGCACCGACGAACCCCCGCTGTACGAGGTCTCCGACGTGCGCGGCAGCGCCTGCCATTTCTGGAGGGAGTGCCTGAATGGCTGA
- a CDS encoding ABC transporter permease, translating into MPEQPHEPEGAIAGTGMGGAMDLGASEAATLERTPGGPRGTGPAAKPRSLWSDAWRDLRRNPVFLVSGLVILFLVLISLWPSAIASGSPLKCDLAKAQDGAGPGAPFGYDGQGCNVYTRTVYGARTSVTVGVLATLGVAVAGSVLGALAGYFGGVWDSILSRVTDIFFAIPVVLGGLVLLSVVTSNTVWPVIGFMVLLGWPQISRIARGSVITAKQNDYVQAARALGASDSRILLRHIAPNAVAPVIVVATIALGTYIALEATLSYLGVGLKPPSVSWGIDISAASPYVRNAPHALLWPSGALAVTVLAFIMLGDAIRDALDPKLR; encoded by the coding sequence ATGCCTGAGCAGCCGCACGAGCCCGAGGGGGCGATCGCCGGGACCGGTATGGGAGGGGCGATGGACCTGGGCGCGAGCGAGGCGGCGACCCTGGAGCGCACTCCTGGTGGACCGCGGGGCACGGGCCCGGCAGCCAAGCCTCGCAGCCTCTGGTCGGACGCGTGGCGGGACCTGCGGCGCAACCCGGTGTTCCTCGTCTCCGGGCTGGTCATCCTCTTCCTCGTCCTCATCTCCCTGTGGCCCTCGGCGATCGCCTCCGGCAGCCCTCTGAAGTGCGACCTCGCCAAGGCCCAGGACGGCGCGGGCCCAGGCGCGCCCTTCGGCTACGACGGTCAGGGCTGCAACGTCTACACGCGCACGGTGTACGGCGCCCGTACGTCCGTCACGGTCGGCGTGCTGGCGACGCTCGGGGTGGCCGTCGCCGGGTCGGTACTGGGGGCCCTGGCGGGCTACTTCGGCGGCGTCTGGGACTCGATCCTGTCCCGGGTCACCGACATCTTCTTCGCGATCCCGGTGGTCCTCGGCGGTCTCGTCCTGCTGTCGGTGGTGACGAGCAACACCGTCTGGCCGGTCATCGGGTTCATGGTGCTGCTCGGCTGGCCGCAGATCTCGCGTATCGCGCGCGGCTCGGTCATCACCGCCAAACAGAACGACTACGTCCAGGCCGCCCGCGCCCTCGGCGCCTCCGACTCCCGCATCCTGCTGCGCCACATCGCCCCGAACGCCGTAGCGCCCGTGATCGTGGTGGCGACCATCGCGCTGGGCACGTACATCGCGCTGGAGGCGACCTTGTCGTATCTCGGCGTCGGCCTCAAACCGCCCAGCGTCTCCTGGGGCATCGACATCTCCGCCGCGTCCCCCTACGTCCGCAACGCCCCCCACGCCCTCCTGTGGCCCTCGGGCGCCCTGGCCGTCACGGTGCTGGCCTTCATCATGCTCGGCGACGCGATCCGCGACGCTCTCGATCCGAAGTTGAGGTGA
- a CDS encoding protein kinase domain-containing protein: MAAARRVGGSWPAAVLDADPEAAVPWLATRYIPGPDPHSALRGRQGLRATARASAHSLANRLALASQAVHGAGLIRRGLRPSNVLVAADGPRVIDFGIARAMDRLTGNSLHTRTGMLIGSPGFMPPEQVRGFELTPASDVFCLGVALVHAATGRLLFGSAETGLNAHLFRVAEDEADLTGVPESRLDLVRACSHKAPAERLTPRQAAAERTTTEPAGHRRLAGGVSDGGSVTELPVMSVIGFGLGIAFMPVFSLDTDTDAPGTPAGPRQPSSRPSTWAKRSARRCSRPWSTPATSGT, encoded by the coding sequence GTGGCCGCAGCCCGGCGGGTGGGCGGGAGTTGGCCGGCGGCCGTGCTCGACGCCGACCCGGAGGCCGCCGTCCCCTGGTTGGCGACCCGGTACATTCCCGGACCCGATCCGCACTCCGCACTCCGTGGTCGCCAGGGACTTCGGGCCACTGCCCGAGCATCGGCCCACTCGCTCGCCAACCGGCTCGCCCTCGCCTCGCAGGCCGTGCACGGGGCCGGCCTGATCCGCCGTGGCCTCAGACCGTCCAACGTCCTCGTCGCCGCCGACGGCCCCCGCGTCATCGACTTCGGCATCGCCCGGGCGATGGACAGGCTCACCGGGAACAGTCTGCACACCCGCACCGGCATGCTGATCGGCTCGCCCGGCTTCATGCCGCCGGAACAGGTCAGAGGCTTTGAACTCACGCCCGCCAGCGATGTGTTCTGCCTCGGCGTCGCTCTTGTCCACGCGGCCACCGGACGTCTTCTCTTCGGCTCCGCGGAGACCGGCTTGAACGCCCATCTCTTCCGGGTCGCCGAGGACGAGGCGGACCTGACCGGCGTGCCCGAGTCGCGGCTCGACCTCGTCCGGGCCTGTTCGCACAAGGCCCCGGCCGAGCGGCTCACCCCTCGCCAGGCGGCGGCCGAGCGCACGACGACGGAACCGGCCGGGCACCGGCGCTTGGCCGGCGGGGTGTCGGACGGAGGCTCCGTGACCGAGCTGCCCGTCATGTCCGTCATCGGCTTCGGACTCGGCATCGCCTTCATGCCGGTTTTCTCCCTCGACACCGACACCGACGCCCCCGGCACTCCGGCGGGTCCCCGGCAGCCCTCGTCACGGCCCAGCACCTGGGCGAAGCGATCAGCTCGGCGCTGTTCTCGGCCGTGGTCCACCCCCGCCACCTCTGGTACGTGA
- the mshB gene encoding N-acetyl-1-D-myo-inositol-2-amino-2-deoxy-alpha-D-glucopyranoside deacetylase: protein MTELPDRRLLLVHAHPDDESINNGATMARYAAEGAHVTLVTCTLGERGEVIPPGLRHLTGPALGAHRRGELAEAVRALGVSDARLLGGAGRYGDSGMMGIPDNDDPGCFWQADVDQAAGHLVEVILEVRPQVLVTYDDQGGYGHPDHIQAHRVAMRAVELADRHGHRIDKVYWNRVPRSVAEDSFARLQDELPGLPFDKSASVADVPGVVDDERITTAVDGAAFAAAKAAAMRAHATQIDVAEPYFALSNELAQPLFTTEYYELVRGTAEPGETDLFAGVGLGHEHGHGHGHGLRVGSGPGVGTGIGIEETS, encoded by the coding sequence ATGACGGAACTGCCCGATCGGCGTCTGCTGCTGGTGCACGCCCACCCGGACGACGAGTCGATCAACAACGGCGCCACGATGGCCAGGTATGCGGCCGAGGGCGCGCACGTGACCCTGGTCACCTGCACGCTCGGCGAGCGGGGCGAGGTCATCCCGCCCGGGCTGCGGCATCTGACGGGGCCCGCGCTGGGCGCCCACCGGCGCGGCGAGCTGGCCGAGGCCGTGCGCGCGCTGGGCGTGAGTGACGCCCGGCTGCTCGGCGGGGCCGGTCGGTACGGCGACTCCGGGATGATGGGCATTCCGGACAATGACGACCCCGGGTGCTTCTGGCAGGCCGATGTGGACCAGGCCGCCGGCCATCTCGTCGAGGTGATCCTGGAGGTCCGCCCCCAGGTCCTCGTCACCTACGACGACCAGGGGGGCTACGGCCACCCGGACCACATCCAGGCCCACCGCGTCGCCATGCGCGCCGTCGAACTGGCGGACCGGCACGGGCACCGGATCGACAAGGTCTACTGGAACCGCGTCCCGCGCTCCGTCGCCGAGGACTCCTTCGCCCGCCTCCAGGACGAGCTGCCCGGGCTGCCGTTCGACAAGAGCGCGTCCGTGGCCGACGTACCCGGCGTGGTGGACGACGAGCGGATCACCACGGCTGTCGACGGCGCCGCCTTCGCCGCCGCCAAGGCCGCCGCGATGCGCGCCCACGCCACCCAGATCGACGTGGCCGAGCCGTACTTCGCGCTCTCCAACGAACTGGCCCAGCCGCTGTTCACCACCGAGTACTACGAGTTGGTACGGGGCACGGCCGAGCCCGGGGAGACCGACCTGTTCGCCGGAGTCGGCCTCGGGCACGAGCACGGGCACGGACACGGGCACGGACTCCGCGTCGGTTCAGGCCCTGGCGTCGGCACCGGCATCGGCATCGAGGAGACCTCATGA
- a CDS encoding S9 family peptidase, whose amino-acid sequence MTTESDSFPRRHARTQRFTLGAPRAFTVAPDGSRVAYLRSASGTDRANSLWIMDLPEGTERPAADPGTLLGGASEELSTEERARRERSREGGAGIVGYATDTALELASFALSGRLFTAELRAGTTRELRVPGPVIDPRPAPDGRHIAYVARGALRVVGAEGEDDRALAEPESEQITYGLAEFVAAEEMGRARGFWWAPDGRRLLVARVDDTPVRRWWIADPAHPEREPLNIAYPAAGTPNADVRLFVVGLDGERSEVAWDRSRYPYLAHVHWSAAGAPLLLVQARDQRSQLFLAVDPETGATRMVHADEDPGWLELFAGVPCWSPSGQLVRIADEGGARVLAVGERPLTSGQLHLRAVLDVGPEDVLVSASAGEEAQEPEIGEVHVYRVNELGVERVSQEPGVHTAVRAGGVTVLVSATPDRPGTRAQVLSDGKPTATVRSYAEDPGLSPRVTLTQGGARRIPCAVLMPRDYHGDTPLPVLMDPYGGPHGQRVLAAHNPHLTSQWFADQGFAVIVADGRGTPGRSPAWEKSIRDEVAATVLQDQVDALHALAEQFPLDLGRVAIRGWSFGGYLAALAALRRPDVFHTAVVGAPVTDLRLYDTHYQERYLGLPDQQPEVYRRNSVIDDAGLVDPAEPHRPMMIIHGLADDNVVVAHSLRLSSALLAAGRPHEVLPLSGVTHMTPQETVAENLLRLQLDFLRRSLPGGDK is encoded by the coding sequence ATGACGACCGAGTCTGACTCCTTCCCCCGCCGGCACGCCAGGACCCAGCGATTCACGCTCGGCGCGCCGCGTGCGTTCACCGTGGCGCCCGACGGTTCGCGTGTCGCGTACCTGCGCTCCGCCTCCGGCACCGACCGCGCCAACTCCCTCTGGATCATGGACCTCCCGGAGGGCACGGAACGCCCGGCGGCCGATCCGGGCACCCTGCTCGGCGGCGCCTCCGAAGAACTCTCGACCGAGGAGCGGGCGCGCCGTGAGCGCAGCCGGGAGGGGGGTGCCGGCATCGTCGGCTATGCCACCGACACCGCCCTGGAGTTGGCGTCTTTCGCCTTGTCAGGGCGGCTTTTCACGGCCGAGCTGCGGGCCGGCACGACACGTGAACTCCGGGTCCCGGGACCGGTGATCGACCCGCGTCCCGCCCCCGACGGCCGGCACATCGCGTATGTCGCGCGGGGTGCGCTGCGGGTCGTGGGCGCCGAGGGCGAGGACGACCGGGCGCTCGCCGAGCCGGAGTCGGAGCAGATCACCTACGGCCTGGCCGAGTTCGTTGCGGCCGAGGAGATGGGGCGTGCGCGCGGTTTCTGGTGGGCGCCGGACGGGCGCCGGCTGCTCGTGGCGCGCGTGGACGACACGCCGGTACGGCGGTGGTGGATCGCGGACCCGGCCCACCCGGAGCGTGAGCCACTCAACATCGCGTACCCGGCGGCGGGCACACCGAACGCGGACGTACGGCTGTTCGTCGTCGGCCTCGACGGGGAGCGCAGCGAGGTGGCGTGGGACCGGTCCCGCTATCCGTATCTGGCCCATGTGCACTGGTCAGCGGCAGGTGCGCCGCTGTTGCTGGTGCAGGCGCGGGACCAGCGCAGCCAGCTGTTCCTGGCGGTGGACCCGGAGACGGGGGCCACCCGGATGGTGCACGCGGATGAAGATCCAGGTTGGCTTGAATTGTTCGCTGGAGTGCCCTGCTGGAGCCCCTCAGGGCAGCTTGTCCGCATCGCGGACGAGGGCGGCGCCCGAGTGCTGGCGGTCGGCGAACGGCCTTTGACCAGCGGCCAGTTGCACCTGCGTGCCGTCCTGGACGTGGGTCCGGAGGACGTACTGGTTTCCGCCTCTGCGGGCGAGGAGGCCCAGGAGCCGGAGATTGGCGAAGTCCATGTGTACCGGGTGAACGAACTGGGCGTGGAGCGCGTATCGCAGGAGCCGGGCGTGCACACGGCGGTACGGGCCGGCGGTGTGACGGTCCTCGTGTCCGCGACACCGGACCGCCCGGGCACCCGGGCCCAGGTGCTGAGTGACGGAAAACCGACGGCAACTGTCCGGTCGTACGCCGAAGATCCCGGTTTGTCCCCGCGGGTGACCCTCACCCAAGGGGGCGCACGCCGAATTCCGTGCGCCGTGCTTATGCCACGGGACTACCACGGTGACACTCCCCTGCCCGTCCTCATGGACCCCTACGGCGGCCCGCACGGCCAGCGCGTGCTCGCCGCGCACAACCCCCACCTCACCTCGCAGTGGTTCGCCGACCAGGGTTTCGCGGTGATCGTGGCCGACGGCCGGGGCACGCCGGGGCGCTCGCCGGCCTGGGAGAAGTCGATCCGGGACGAGGTGGCCGCCACCGTACTGCAGGACCAGGTGGACGCGCTGCACGCGCTCGCCGAACAGTTCCCGCTGGACCTCGGCCGGGTGGCGATCCGCGGCTGGTCCTTCGGCGGCTATCTGGCGGCGCTGGCGGCGCTGCGCCGCCCGGACGTCTTCCACACGGCGGTCGTCGGCGCCCCGGTCACCGATCTGCGGCTGTACGACACCCACTACCAGGAGCGCTATCTCGGCCTCCCGGACCAGCAGCCGGAGGTCTACCGCCGCAACTCGGTGATCGACGACGCCGGCCTGGTCGACCCGGCGGAGCCGCACCGCCCGATGATGATCATCCACGGGCTGGCGGACGACAACGTCGTCGTCGCGCACTCCCTGCGGCTGTCCTCCGCACTGCTCGCCGCGGGCCGCCCGCACGAGGTGCTGCCGCTGTCCGGGGTGACGCACATGACCCCGCAGGAGACCGTCGCGGAGAACCTGCTGCGGCTGCAGCTTGACTTCCTGCGGCGTTCACTGCCAGGCGGGGACAAATGA
- a CDS encoding peptide ABC transporter substrate-binding protein: MRGRAHARWAACVIAAGLLATACGGGQGFGGAGVLTSSWGDPQNPLEPANTNEVQGGKVLDMVFRGLKKYDPRTGKARNMLAERIDTPDSRNFTIKLKGGWTFSNGEKVTARSFVDAWNYGASLKHNQKNAYFFGYIEGYDKVHPDSGPQTAGTLSGLKVTGPRTFTVRLNQKFSSFPDTLGYAAYAPLPRAFYADHAAWVNKPIGNGPYQIASYTKGSAMSLKKWDAYPGPDPARNAGVTLLVYTDNNTAYTDVLAGNLDLVDDVPATQLKNVHTDLNGRYINTPAGILQTLAFPYYDPKWNTPGARMVRTGLSMAINRKQITQTIFRGTRTPATDWTSPVLGAAGGYQAGLCGHACDYDPAEARKLIQEGGGIPGGRLKITYNADTGSHKQWVDAVCNSINNALDNDQACVGNPIGTFADFRNQTTGHKMSGPFRAGWQMDYPLIQNFLQPLYYTGASSNDGLWSNKQFDRLVDRANAETDRAAAVRLFQQAEGVVRDNMAAIPLWYQNGSAGYSARLSHVALNPFSVPVYNEIKVG, from the coding sequence ATGCGGGGACGCGCGCACGCCCGATGGGCCGCCTGCGTGATCGCCGCTGGGCTGCTGGCCACCGCCTGCGGGGGCGGTCAGGGCTTCGGCGGGGCCGGGGTGCTGACCTCCTCCTGGGGCGATCCGCAGAACCCGCTGGAGCCCGCCAACACCAATGAGGTCCAGGGCGGCAAGGTCCTCGACATGGTCTTCCGGGGCCTGAAGAAGTACGACCCGAGGACCGGCAAGGCCCGGAACATGCTCGCCGAGCGCATCGACACCCCGGACTCGCGGAACTTCACCATCAAGCTGAAGGGCGGCTGGACCTTCTCCAACGGCGAGAAGGTGACCGCCCGCTCCTTCGTGGACGCCTGGAACTACGGGGCCAGTCTGAAGCACAACCAGAAGAACGCGTACTTCTTCGGCTACATCGAGGGCTACGACAAGGTCCACCCCGACAGCGGCCCGCAGACCGCCGGCACCCTGTCCGGGCTCAAGGTCACCGGCCCCAGGACGTTCACCGTCCGGCTCAACCAGAAGTTCTCCAGCTTCCCCGACACCCTCGGCTACGCCGCCTACGCACCCCTCCCGCGCGCCTTCTACGCCGACCACGCCGCCTGGGTGAACAAGCCGATCGGCAACGGGCCCTACCAGATCGCGTCGTACACCAAGGGCTCCGCCATGTCCCTGAAGAAGTGGGACGCCTACCCCGGCCCCGACCCGGCCCGGAACGCCGGCGTGACCCTGCTGGTGTACACCGACAACAACACCGCCTACACCGATGTGCTGGCCGGCAACCTCGACCTCGTCGACGACGTGCCCGCCACCCAGCTCAAGAACGTCCACACCGACCTGAACGGCCGCTACATCAACACCCCGGCCGGCATCCTGCAGACCCTGGCCTTCCCGTATTACGACCCGAAGTGGAACACCCCCGGGGCGCGCATGGTCCGCACGGGTCTGTCCATGGCGATCAACCGCAAACAGATCACCCAGACCATCTTCCGGGGCACCCGCACCCCGGCCACCGACTGGACCTCCCCGGTGCTCGGCGCGGCCGGCGGCTACCAGGCCGGACTGTGCGGCCACGCCTGTGACTACGACCCCGCCGAGGCCAGGAAGCTGATCCAGGAGGGCGGCGGGATCCCCGGCGGGCGGCTCAAGATCACCTACAACGCGGACACGGGCTCGCACAAACAGTGGGTGGATGCCGTGTGCAACTCCATCAACAACGCGCTCGACAACGACCAGGCCTGCGTCGGCAACCCGATCGGCACCTTCGCCGACTTCCGCAACCAGACCACGGGGCACAAGATGTCCGGTCCCTTCCGGGCCGGCTGGCAGATGGACTACCCGTTGATCCAGAACTTCCTGCAGCCGCTGTACTACACGGGCGCCTCCTCCAACGACGGCCTGTGGTCGAACAAGCAGTTCGACCGGCTCGTCGACCGGGCCAACGCCGAGACCGACCGGGCCGCCGCCGTCCGACTCTTCCAGCAGGCCGAGGGGGTCGTCCGCGACAACATGGCGGCCATCCCGCTCTGGTACCAGAACGGCAGCGCCGGCTACTCCGCCCGGCTGTCCCATGTCGCGCTCAACCCCTTCAGCGTCCCCGTCTACAACGAGATCAAGGTCGGCTGA
- a CDS encoding ABC transporter permease: MGRYVARRLLQMVPVFIGSTLLIFLMVNVMGDPIAGLCGERACDPATAAQLKREFGLDKPLWQQYATYMGNLFTGDFGTAFNGQKVTELMGSAFPVTIRLTVVAILFEILIGVTLGVLTGLRRGRPVDTGVLLGTLVVISVPTFVTGLLLQLLLGIKWQWISPSVRYGSFDELIVPGLVLASVSLAYVTRLTRTSIAENKRSDYVRTAVAKGLPRHRVIVRHLLRNSLIPVVTFIGADIGALMGGAIVTERIFNIHGVGFQLYQGILRQNTQTVVGFVTVLVLVFLVANLLVDLLYAVLDPRIRYA; encoded by the coding sequence ATGGGACGCTATGTCGCGCGGCGACTGCTCCAGATGGTCCCGGTGTTCATCGGGTCGACCCTGCTGATCTTCCTGATGGTGAACGTGATGGGCGACCCCATCGCCGGCCTGTGCGGCGAGCGGGCCTGCGATCCGGCGACGGCCGCCCAGCTGAAGCGGGAGTTCGGCTTGGACAAGCCGCTCTGGCAGCAGTACGCGACCTATATGGGCAACCTCTTCACCGGTGACTTCGGCACCGCCTTCAACGGTCAGAAGGTCACCGAGCTGATGGGATCGGCGTTCCCCGTCACCATCCGGCTCACGGTCGTCGCCATCCTCTTCGAGATCCTCATCGGCGTGACGCTGGGCGTGCTGACGGGCCTCAGGCGCGGCCGGCCCGTCGACACCGGGGTGCTGCTGGGCACCCTGGTGGTGATCTCCGTGCCCACCTTCGTCACCGGTCTGCTGCTCCAACTGCTGCTCGGCATCAAGTGGCAGTGGATCAGCCCGTCCGTCCGCTACGGCAGTTTCGACGAGCTGATCGTGCCCGGCCTGGTCCTCGCCTCCGTCTCCCTCGCCTATGTCACCCGGCTCACCCGTACCTCCATCGCGGAGAACAAGCGGTCCGACTACGTACGTACGGCGGTCGCCAAGGGCCTGCCCCGGCACCGGGTGATCGTCCGGCACCTGCTGCGCAACTCGCTGATCCCCGTGGTCACGTTCATCGGCGCCGACATCGGCGCGCTGATGGGCGGTGCGATCGTCACCGAGCGGATCTTCAACATCCACGGCGTGGGCTTCCAGCTCTATCAGGGCATCCTGCGCCAGAACACCCAGACGGTCGTCGGCTTCGTGACCGTCCTCGTCCTTGTCTTCCTCGTCGCCAACCTCCTCGTCGATCTCCTGTACGCCGTACTCGACCCGAGGATCCGCTATGCCTGA